The proteins below come from a single Ruegeria sp. SCSIO 43209 genomic window:
- a CDS encoding mannitol dehydrogenase family protein, protein MNPVANANPAVHLRRDNLSNLPTTVRTPSYRCSDLTPGIVHIGLGNFHRAHQAWYIHQLMQQGQAHDWAIIGAGVRSYDSEMRGRLLAQDCLTTLIELDPKGMSAQVIGPMIDYLPVEAGNAALIRKMSEPSIKIVSLTVTEGGYYRDANTGALDTDHQEILHDAANPNQPRTAFGAIIAALKQRRAQGIKPFTALSCDNLKDNGVILRNCVVGLARLSDPALADWIDQNGAFPNSMVDCIVPATTDQVISQCHALGVDDQAPVSHENYRQWVIEDDFCAGRPPLEQVGVTLTRDVQSYETMKLRILNGGHQLLANVGEILNVPTISDCMQDRDILAFFRKVQEEEILPHVAAVPGATANEYLEQVETRFANTAIHDTTRRVAFDGSARHPGFLLPSLRDALAAGSSISGLALAEAFWCRMCAGYREDGSEIAPNDPQWESLQKASLASKDDPELWVGQQHYSDACALGAGFPRAFAFWLTTIWKHGSRAAIAEYINRS, encoded by the coding sequence ATGAATCCTGTGGCAAACGCAAATCCTGCAGTACATCTAAGGCGAGATAACCTTTCAAACCTGCCGACAACTGTCAGGACCCCATCTTACAGGTGCTCGGACCTGACGCCCGGCATTGTCCATATCGGTCTTGGGAATTTTCACCGCGCGCATCAGGCTTGGTATATCCATCAGTTGATGCAGCAAGGTCAGGCCCACGACTGGGCAATCATCGGAGCCGGTGTGCGAAGCTACGATTCCGAGATGCGAGGGCGTCTGCTGGCGCAGGACTGCTTGACGACATTGATCGAACTGGACCCGAAAGGGATGTCCGCCCAGGTAATTGGTCCGATGATCGATTATCTTCCGGTCGAGGCAGGCAATGCAGCGTTGATCCGCAAGATGTCCGAGCCTTCCATCAAGATTGTGTCTTTGACAGTGACCGAAGGTGGATATTACCGAGATGCCAACACGGGTGCCCTCGACACAGATCACCAAGAAATTCTTCATGATGCAGCAAATCCAAACCAGCCGCGCACGGCCTTCGGTGCGATCATTGCGGCGCTCAAGCAGCGCAGGGCGCAGGGCATCAAACCCTTCACCGCGCTGAGCTGCGATAACCTTAAGGATAATGGCGTGATCCTGAGGAACTGCGTTGTCGGTCTAGCACGCCTGTCTGACCCTGCTCTGGCCGACTGGATAGACCAGAACGGCGCATTCCCCAATTCAATGGTGGATTGCATCGTGCCCGCTACAACAGACCAAGTGATATCACAATGCCACGCACTTGGCGTCGATGACCAAGCACCCGTATCGCACGAGAACTATCGCCAATGGGTGATCGAGGACGATTTCTGCGCCGGGCGCCCACCCCTTGAACAGGTTGGCGTCACGCTGACCCGTGATGTCCAAAGCTATGAGACGATGAAACTGCGCATTTTGAACGGCGGTCACCAGTTGCTTGCTAATGTCGGCGAAATACTTAATGTCCCGACAATTTCGGATTGCATGCAGGACCGGGATATCCTGGCGTTTTTCAGAAAGGTCCAAGAAGAAGAAATTCTGCCTCATGTCGCAGCCGTCCCCGGAGCGACTGCAAATGAATACCTTGAGCAGGTTGAGACGCGATTTGCAAATACGGCCATTCACGACACGACGCGCCGGGTTGCTTTCGATGGATCGGCGCGACACCCCGGGTTCTTGCTGCCGTCACTTCGTGATGCACTTGCGGCAGGCTCTTCCATAAGCGGGCTCGCGCTGGCCGAAGCTTTCTGGTGCCGGATGTGTGCAGGATACCGTGAAGATGGCTCCGAAATCGCCCCCAATGACCCCCAATGGGAGAGTCTACAGAAAGCTTCGCTGGCTTCCAAAGACGATCCAGAACTCTGGGTCGGCCAGCAACACTATAGCGATGCTTGCGCCCTCGGCGCAGGCTTTCCCAGAGCTTTTGCCTTCTGGCTAACTACGATCTGGAAACACGGCAGTCGGGCAGCTATCGCGGAATATATCAATCGCAGTTGA